A single genomic interval of Xiphophorus couchianus chromosome 2, X_couchianus-1.0, whole genome shotgun sequence harbors:
- the dyrk4 gene encoding dual specificity tyrosine-phosphorylation-regulated kinase 4 isoform X2 has translation MWDDGTSPACCGFRLLHCCCLGRNRRVQPEASRPEAFPHPHRLPVEGSRIGPNRLCSQKFSSGLGSLPQLETPVVQVVVSNAKNQLQQSDNILPQITNKGGQNNYQTVERSKSTQQFTMRYGAATDKAAMSRSGKVLGNKMEKERAYEGQRLPMSPAEALSNFGERLTEFEQQEVSDYAEVWFLGLGSQKIEGSQGAAQNNGYDDEHGSYVRVLHDHIAYRFEVLEVIGKGSFGQVLKCLDHKNNELVAIKMIRNKKRFHHQALVELKILEVIKKKDKDNLHNVIHMKEHFYFRNHLCISFELLGVNLYELIKKNNFQGFSLALIRRFAHSLLRCLQMLHREKIIHCDLKPENILLSQRGPGNIKVVDFGSSCYEQQRVYTYIQSRFYRSPEVILGHPYSTAIDMWSLGCILAELYTGYPLFPGESEVEQIACIMEVLGTPPNDFVQSASRRKLFFDSKGNPRNITNSKGKKRKPDSVEMSAALKTNDPLFLDFIQRCLAWDPAKRMTPDEGLQHQWILEGNFNKVRSRTKPTAKRGAENCSGADRQANSRPAEKVGAEHGSNDKLKRDGSEAGSKMASGERLRPLGASAEDEVCESEGGERPVHIIIKPQEEMSTERKDG, from the exons ATGTGGGACGACGGGACCTCACCTGCCTGCTGTGGATTTAGGCTCCTCCACTGCTGCTGTCTGGGCCGGAACAGGAGGGTCCAACCGGAG GCGTCCCGGCCTGAGGCGTTCCCTCACCCCCACAGACTCCCAGTGGAGGGCAGCCGAATCGGACCAAACCGACTCTGCTCACAG AAGTTCAGCTCTGGTTTGGGGTCCCTGCCGCAGCTGGAGACCCCCGTGGTCCAGGTTGTCGTCAGCAACGCCAAAAACCAGCTGCAGCAGTCGGACAACATCCTGCCGCAGATCACCAACAAAGGAGGTCAAAACAACTACCAAACG GTCGAGAGGTCAAAGTCAACTCAGCAGTTCACGATGCGTTACGGCGCAGCGACGGACAAGGCGGCCATGTCGCGTAGCGGGAAGGTTcttggaaacaagatggagaagGAGCGAGCGTACGAAGGACAGCGGCTGCCCATGTCGCCTGCAG AGGCGCTGAGTAACTTCGGGGAGCGGCTGACGGAGTTCGAGCAGCAGGAGGTCAGCGACTACGCCGAGGTCTGGTTCCTGGGTCTGGGCTCGCAGAAGATCGAAGGTTCCCAGGGAGCAGCGCAGAACAACGGATACGACGACGAACACGGGAGCTACGTCCGG GTGCTCCATGACCACATCGCGTACCGGTTTGAAGTTCTTGAAGTGATCGGAAAAGGTTCGTTTGGCCAGGTCTTAAAATGTCTGGACCACAAGAACAACGAACTCGTCGCCATCAAGATGATTCGCAACAAGAAAAg ATTTCATCACCAAGCTCTAGTGGAGCTGAAGATTCTGGAGGTCataaagaagaaagacaaagacaacctGCACAATGTGATCCACATGAAGGAGCACTTTTACTTCCGGAACCACCTCTGCATCTCCTTTGAGCTCCTCGG GGTGAACCTTTATGAGCTgatcaaaaaaaacaacttccagGGCTTCAGCCTGGCGCTGATCCGGCGGTTCGCCCACTCCCTGCTGCGCTGCCTGCAGATGCTGCACCGGGAGAAGATCATCCACTGCGACCTCAAACCG GAAAACATCCTTCTGTCTCAGCGAGGGCCGGGGAACATCAAGGTGGTCGACTTCGGATCGAGCTGCTACGAACAGCAAAGag TCTACACCTACATCCAGAGTCGCTTCTACCGCTCCCCAGAGGTCATCCTGGGTCACCCCTACAGCACGGCCATCGACATGTGGAGCCTGGGCTGCATCCTGGCTGAGCTCTACACCGGCTACCCGCTGTTCCCCGGGGAGAGCGAGGTGGAGCAGATCGCCTGCATCATGGAG GTTCTCGGGACGCCTCCCAATGATTTTGTCCAGTCGGCATCAAGGAGGAAGTTATTCTTTG ACTCCAAAGGAAACCCGAGGAACATCACTAACAGCAAGGGGAAGAAAAGGAAACCCGACTCCGTCGAGATGTCAGCGGCGCTGAAGACCAACGATccgttgttcctggacttcatcCAGCGCTGCCTCGC TTGGGATCCAGCGAAGAGGATGACTCCCGATGAAGGGCTGCAGCACCAGTGGATCCTGGAAGGAAACTTCAACAAAGTGAGATCCAGAACCAAGCCGACAGCGAAGAGGGGCGCGGAGAACTGCAGCGGCGCAGACAGACAAGCAAACAGCAGGCCTG cGGAGAAGGTCGGCGCAGAACATGGCAGCAATGACAAGCTGAAGAGGGACGGCTCCGAGGCCGGATCAAAGATGGCGTCCGGCGAACGCCTGCGGCCCCTCGGCGCCTCGGCGGAGGATGAAGTGTGTGAAAGCGAAGGCGGTGAGCGGCCGGTCCACATCATCATCAAACCACAAGAAGAAATGAGCACAGAGCGGAAAGACGGCTAG
- the dyrk4 gene encoding dual specificity tyrosine-phosphorylation-regulated kinase 4 isoform X3 — protein sequence MLPEINNKASRPEAFPHPHRLPVEGSRIGPNRLCSQKFSSGLGSLPQLETPVVQVVVSNAKNQLQQSDNILPQITNKGGQNNYQTVERSKSTQQFTMRYGAATDKAAMSRSGKVLGNKMEKERAYEGQRLPMSPAEALSNFGERLTEFEQQEVSDYAEVWFLGLGSQKIEGSQGAAQNNGYDDEHGSYVRVLHDHIAYRFEVLEVIGKGSFGQVLKCLDHKNNELVAIKMIRNKKRFHHQALVELKILEVIKKKDKDNLHNVIHMKEHFYFRNHLCISFELLGVNLYELIKKNNFQGFSLALIRRFAHSLLRCLQMLHREKIIHCDLKPENILLSQRGPGNIKVVDFGSSCYEQQRVYTYIQSRFYRSPEVILGHPYSTAIDMWSLGCILAELYTGYPLFPGESEVEQIACIMEVLGTPPNDFVQSASRRKLFFDSKGNPRNITNSKGKKRKPDSVEMSAALKTNDPLFLDFIQRCLAWDPAKRMTPDEGLQHQWILEGNFNKVRSRTKPTAKRGAENCSGADRQANSRPAEKVGAEHGSNDKLKRDGSEAGSKMASGERLRPLGASAEDEVCESEGGERPVHIIIKPQEEMSTERKDG from the exons ATGTTACCAGAAATAAACAACAAG GCGTCCCGGCCTGAGGCGTTCCCTCACCCCCACAGACTCCCAGTGGAGGGCAGCCGAATCGGACCAAACCGACTCTGCTCACAG AAGTTCAGCTCTGGTTTGGGGTCCCTGCCGCAGCTGGAGACCCCCGTGGTCCAGGTTGTCGTCAGCAACGCCAAAAACCAGCTGCAGCAGTCGGACAACATCCTGCCGCAGATCACCAACAAAGGAGGTCAAAACAACTACCAAACG GTCGAGAGGTCAAAGTCAACTCAGCAGTTCACGATGCGTTACGGCGCAGCGACGGACAAGGCGGCCATGTCGCGTAGCGGGAAGGTTcttggaaacaagatggagaagGAGCGAGCGTACGAAGGACAGCGGCTGCCCATGTCGCCTGCAG AGGCGCTGAGTAACTTCGGGGAGCGGCTGACGGAGTTCGAGCAGCAGGAGGTCAGCGACTACGCCGAGGTCTGGTTCCTGGGTCTGGGCTCGCAGAAGATCGAAGGTTCCCAGGGAGCAGCGCAGAACAACGGATACGACGACGAACACGGGAGCTACGTCCGG GTGCTCCATGACCACATCGCGTACCGGTTTGAAGTTCTTGAAGTGATCGGAAAAGGTTCGTTTGGCCAGGTCTTAAAATGTCTGGACCACAAGAACAACGAACTCGTCGCCATCAAGATGATTCGCAACAAGAAAAg ATTTCATCACCAAGCTCTAGTGGAGCTGAAGATTCTGGAGGTCataaagaagaaagacaaagacaacctGCACAATGTGATCCACATGAAGGAGCACTTTTACTTCCGGAACCACCTCTGCATCTCCTTTGAGCTCCTCGG GGTGAACCTTTATGAGCTgatcaaaaaaaacaacttccagGGCTTCAGCCTGGCGCTGATCCGGCGGTTCGCCCACTCCCTGCTGCGCTGCCTGCAGATGCTGCACCGGGAGAAGATCATCCACTGCGACCTCAAACCG GAAAACATCCTTCTGTCTCAGCGAGGGCCGGGGAACATCAAGGTGGTCGACTTCGGATCGAGCTGCTACGAACAGCAAAGag TCTACACCTACATCCAGAGTCGCTTCTACCGCTCCCCAGAGGTCATCCTGGGTCACCCCTACAGCACGGCCATCGACATGTGGAGCCTGGGCTGCATCCTGGCTGAGCTCTACACCGGCTACCCGCTGTTCCCCGGGGAGAGCGAGGTGGAGCAGATCGCCTGCATCATGGAG GTTCTCGGGACGCCTCCCAATGATTTTGTCCAGTCGGCATCAAGGAGGAAGTTATTCTTTG ACTCCAAAGGAAACCCGAGGAACATCACTAACAGCAAGGGGAAGAAAAGGAAACCCGACTCCGTCGAGATGTCAGCGGCGCTGAAGACCAACGATccgttgttcctggacttcatcCAGCGCTGCCTCGC TTGGGATCCAGCGAAGAGGATGACTCCCGATGAAGGGCTGCAGCACCAGTGGATCCTGGAAGGAAACTTCAACAAAGTGAGATCCAGAACCAAGCCGACAGCGAAGAGGGGCGCGGAGAACTGCAGCGGCGCAGACAGACAAGCAAACAGCAGGCCTG cGGAGAAGGTCGGCGCAGAACATGGCAGCAATGACAAGCTGAAGAGGGACGGCTCCGAGGCCGGATCAAAGATGGCGTCCGGCGAACGCCTGCGGCCCCTCGGCGCCTCGGCGGAGGATGAAGTGTGTGAAAGCGAAGGCGGTGAGCGGCCGGTCCACATCATCATCAAACCACAAGAAGAAATGAGCACAGAGCGGAAAGACGGCTAG
- the dyrk4 gene encoding dual specificity tyrosine-phosphorylation-regulated kinase 4 isoform X1, with amino-acid sequence MNTPRKTTEKRNASKHKLEKHLKERKLTFPLLIKASRPEAFPHPHRLPVEGSRIGPNRLCSQKFSSGLGSLPQLETPVVQVVVSNAKNQLQQSDNILPQITNKGGQNNYQTVERSKSTQQFTMRYGAATDKAAMSRSGKVLGNKMEKERAYEGQRLPMSPAEALSNFGERLTEFEQQEVSDYAEVWFLGLGSQKIEGSQGAAQNNGYDDEHGSYVRVLHDHIAYRFEVLEVIGKGSFGQVLKCLDHKNNELVAIKMIRNKKRFHHQALVELKILEVIKKKDKDNLHNVIHMKEHFYFRNHLCISFELLGVNLYELIKKNNFQGFSLALIRRFAHSLLRCLQMLHREKIIHCDLKPENILLSQRGPGNIKVVDFGSSCYEQQRVYTYIQSRFYRSPEVILGHPYSTAIDMWSLGCILAELYTGYPLFPGESEVEQIACIMEVLGTPPNDFVQSASRRKLFFDSKGNPRNITNSKGKKRKPDSVEMSAALKTNDPLFLDFIQRCLAWDPAKRMTPDEGLQHQWILEGNFNKVRSRTKPTAKRGAENCSGADRQANSRPAEKVGAEHGSNDKLKRDGSEAGSKMASGERLRPLGASAEDEVCESEGGERPVHIIIKPQEEMSTERKDG; translated from the exons GCGTCCCGGCCTGAGGCGTTCCCTCACCCCCACAGACTCCCAGTGGAGGGCAGCCGAATCGGACCAAACCGACTCTGCTCACAG AAGTTCAGCTCTGGTTTGGGGTCCCTGCCGCAGCTGGAGACCCCCGTGGTCCAGGTTGTCGTCAGCAACGCCAAAAACCAGCTGCAGCAGTCGGACAACATCCTGCCGCAGATCACCAACAAAGGAGGTCAAAACAACTACCAAACG GTCGAGAGGTCAAAGTCAACTCAGCAGTTCACGATGCGTTACGGCGCAGCGACGGACAAGGCGGCCATGTCGCGTAGCGGGAAGGTTcttggaaacaagatggagaagGAGCGAGCGTACGAAGGACAGCGGCTGCCCATGTCGCCTGCAG AGGCGCTGAGTAACTTCGGGGAGCGGCTGACGGAGTTCGAGCAGCAGGAGGTCAGCGACTACGCCGAGGTCTGGTTCCTGGGTCTGGGCTCGCAGAAGATCGAAGGTTCCCAGGGAGCAGCGCAGAACAACGGATACGACGACGAACACGGGAGCTACGTCCGG GTGCTCCATGACCACATCGCGTACCGGTTTGAAGTTCTTGAAGTGATCGGAAAAGGTTCGTTTGGCCAGGTCTTAAAATGTCTGGACCACAAGAACAACGAACTCGTCGCCATCAAGATGATTCGCAACAAGAAAAg ATTTCATCACCAAGCTCTAGTGGAGCTGAAGATTCTGGAGGTCataaagaagaaagacaaagacaacctGCACAATGTGATCCACATGAAGGAGCACTTTTACTTCCGGAACCACCTCTGCATCTCCTTTGAGCTCCTCGG GGTGAACCTTTATGAGCTgatcaaaaaaaacaacttccagGGCTTCAGCCTGGCGCTGATCCGGCGGTTCGCCCACTCCCTGCTGCGCTGCCTGCAGATGCTGCACCGGGAGAAGATCATCCACTGCGACCTCAAACCG GAAAACATCCTTCTGTCTCAGCGAGGGCCGGGGAACATCAAGGTGGTCGACTTCGGATCGAGCTGCTACGAACAGCAAAGag TCTACACCTACATCCAGAGTCGCTTCTACCGCTCCCCAGAGGTCATCCTGGGTCACCCCTACAGCACGGCCATCGACATGTGGAGCCTGGGCTGCATCCTGGCTGAGCTCTACACCGGCTACCCGCTGTTCCCCGGGGAGAGCGAGGTGGAGCAGATCGCCTGCATCATGGAG GTTCTCGGGACGCCTCCCAATGATTTTGTCCAGTCGGCATCAAGGAGGAAGTTATTCTTTG ACTCCAAAGGAAACCCGAGGAACATCACTAACAGCAAGGGGAAGAAAAGGAAACCCGACTCCGTCGAGATGTCAGCGGCGCTGAAGACCAACGATccgttgttcctggacttcatcCAGCGCTGCCTCGC TTGGGATCCAGCGAAGAGGATGACTCCCGATGAAGGGCTGCAGCACCAGTGGATCCTGGAAGGAAACTTCAACAAAGTGAGATCCAGAACCAAGCCGACAGCGAAGAGGGGCGCGGAGAACTGCAGCGGCGCAGACAGACAAGCAAACAGCAGGCCTG cGGAGAAGGTCGGCGCAGAACATGGCAGCAATGACAAGCTGAAGAGGGACGGCTCCGAGGCCGGATCAAAGATGGCGTCCGGCGAACGCCTGCGGCCCCTCGGCGCCTCGGCGGAGGATGAAGTGTGTGAAAGCGAAGGCGGTGAGCGGCCGGTCCACATCATCATCAAACCACAAGAAGAAATGAGCACAGAGCGGAAAGACGGCTAG
- the ndufa9a gene encoding NADH dehydrogenase [ubiquinone] 1 alpha subcomplex subunit 9, mitochondrial, translating into MATVVLVSRPAGVLSKISSSCSQAASAAACVAAAQQRKLHHAVIPKGKGGRSSSSGIAATVFGATGFLGRYVVNRLGRVGSQIVIPHRCDQYDLMYFRPMGDLGQIIFMEWDVKNKESIQRAIEHSNVVINLVGREWETRNYRFEDVFVNIPQQLARATKEAGITKFIHMSHLNADMSSPSKYLRNKAVGEEAVREEFPDAVIIKPAEMFGREDRFFNYFANMRWFGNAIPLMALGKKTVKQPVYVVDVAKAIVNAVRDPDANGKTFALVGPNRYLLHDLVEYVYGVAHRPFVPYPLPRPLYHLVARIFAMNPFEPWTTPDKIDRFHTTDMKYPGLPGLEDLGITASSVEQKAIEILRRHRRFRYLEADLDETKPAKTVNY; encoded by the exons ATGGCGACCGTAGTGTTGGTTAGCCGTCCTGCGGGTGTCCTTTCAAAGATTTCAA GCAGCTGCAGCCAGGCTGCATCTGCAGCTGCGTGCGTCGCCGCAGCGCAGCAGAGGAAGCTGCACCATGCCGTCATCCCCAAAGGGAAGGGAGGACGCTCGTCCTCCAGCGGGATCGCCGCCACCGTGTTTGGAGCCACGGGTTTCCTGGGCCGATATGTTGTCAACAGGCTGG GTCGGGTTGGCTCCCAGATCGTGATCCCTCACCGCTGTGACCAGTACGACCTCATGTACTTCAGGCCCATGGGTGACCTGGGCCAAATCATCTTCATG GAATGGGATGTGAAGAACAAAGAGTCCATCCAACGGGCCATCGAGCACTCCAACGTGGTCATCAATCTGGTGGGCAGGGAGTGGGAAACGAG aaactaTCGCTTTGAGGACGTTTTCGTCAACATCCCTCAGCAGCTGGCCCGGGCCACTAAAGAAGCCGGAATCACAAAGTTCATCCACATGTCGCACCTGAACGCCGACATGAGCAGCCCCTCCAAATACCTGAGGAACAAG GCTGTGGGCGAGGAAGCGGTGAGAGAAGAGTTTCCAGACGCTGTAATCATAAAGCCGGCCGAGATGTTTGGCAGGGAGGACAGATTCTTCAACTATTTTGCCA ATATGCGCTGGTTTGGAAACGCGATTCCTCTAATGGCGCTCGGGAAGAAAACGGTGAAGCAACCTGTTTAC GTGGTGGACGTTGCCAAGGCAATCGTCAACGCGGTGAGGGACCCAGACGCCAACGGGAAGACCTTCGCCCTCGTTGG GCCGAACCGATACCTGCTACACGACCTGGTGGAGTACGTGTACGGCGTGGCGCACCGGCCCTTCGTGCCCTACCCTCTGCCGCGCCCGCTCTACCA CCTGGTTGCCAGGATTTTTGCCATGAACCCGTTTGAACCCTGGACGACCCCGGACAAAATCGACAGG TTTCACACGACAGACATGAAATATCCTGGACTTCCTGGTCTGGAGGATCTGGGCATCACGGCTTCCTCTGTGGAGCAGAAGGCGATCGAGATCCTGCGCCGCCACCGCCGCTTCCGTTACCTGGAGGCCGATCTGGACGAGACCAAGCCGGCCAAGACGGTCAACTACTGA